The following proteins are co-located in the Papaver somniferum cultivar HN1 unplaced genomic scaffold, ASM357369v1 unplaced-scaffold_38, whole genome shotgun sequence genome:
- the LOC113342365 gene encoding uncharacterized protein LOC113342365 isoform X1, giving the protein MIRALRKFGGSASVYSPHSPSANPIPKPNPSLSPTHSSSSSVLLNRVRHSRVYRTEQYVHPNYFYCDMEDFKEMLIGYKSGNRKMYPYIFEALTARFSEHAQEDKKLMNELGVLSRGGDKKEVHRENCARRDEGEGKQVESTTGFMEKERVLDYPPNPYGISGYDFFSFGRTGGERTDALGKPGHYLW; this is encoded by the exons atgATAAGGGCTTTACGAAAGTTCGGTGGTTCTGCTTCTGTCTACTCGCCACATTCCCCATCTGCTAATCCGATCCCCAAACCAAACCCTAGTTTATCACCCACtcactcatcttcttcttctgttctatTAAACAGAGTTCGCCACTCCAGAGTCTACCGAACCGAACAGTATGTTCACCCAAATTACTTTTATTGCGACATGGAGGATTTTAAAGAGATGCTAATTGGGTACAAGAGTGGTAACAGGAAAATGTATCCATATATATTCGAAGCTTTGACAGCTAGGTTTTCTGAACATGCGCAAGAAGACAAGAAGCTTATGAACGAGCTTGGAGTTCTATCAAGAGGTGGTGATAAGAAGGAAGTTCATCGCGAGAATTGCGCCCGTCGTGATGAGG GAGAAGGGAAACAAGTGGAGTCAACCACGGG GTTTATGGAAAAGGAGCGTGTCTTGGACTATCCTCCTAATCCGTATGGGATCAG TGGGTACGATTTCTTCTCATTCGGCAGGACAGGCGGTGAAAGAACTGATGCATTGGGCAAACCAGGTCATTATCTGTGGTAA
- the LOC113342365 gene encoding uncharacterized protein LOC113342365 isoform X3, with the protein MIRALRKFGGSASVYSPHSPSANPIPKPNPSLSPTHSSSSSVLLNRVRHSRVYRTEQYVHPNYFYCDMEDFKEMLIGYKSGNRKMYPYIFEALTARFSEHAQEDKKLMNELGVLSRGGDKKEVHRENCARRDEGEGKEVESTTGFMEKERVWDYPPNPYGMSGYDFFSFGRTGGEVTDALGKPGHYLW; encoded by the exons atgATAAGGGCTTTACGAAAGTTCGGTGGTTCTGCTTCTGTCTACTCGCCACATTCCCCATCTGCTAATCCGATCCCCAAACCAAACCCTAGTTTATCACCCACtcactcatcttcttcttctgttctatTAAACAGAGTTCGCCACTCCAGAGTCTACCGAACCGAACAGTATGTTCACCCAAATTACTTTTATTGCGACATGGAGGATTTTAAAGAGATGCTAATTGGGTACAAGAGTGGTAACAGGAAAATGTATCCATATATATTCGAAGCTTTGACAGCTAGGTTTTCTGAACATGCGCAAGAAGACAAGAAGCTTATGAACGAGCTTGGAGTTCTATCAAGAGGTGGTGATAAGAAGGAAGTTCATCGCGAGAATTGCGCCCGTCGTGATGAGG GAGAAGGGAAAGAAGTGGAGTCAACCACGGG GTTTATGGAAAAGGAGCGTGTCTGGGACTATCCTCCTAATCCGTATGGGATGAG TGGGTACGATTTCTTCTCATTCGGCAGGACAGGCGGTGAAGTAACTGATGCATTGGGCAAACCAGGTCATTATCTGTGGTAA
- the LOC113342364 gene encoding uncharacterized protein LOC113342364 has product MIVAAEAGIVVREMTILQDVPSQGHPGGPSQGHQDVLSQGHLNGPSPSHQGVPSPSRQDVPSPSRQDVLSQGHLLHGMRGTMDLNEGHLALHQPKFEVDQDLMKRTTGQIRGHLALSLRFIVHQGPRVMRGTMYRIEGHRVQELMVRVPLNLVHPAAVHDITSRHDEWADHSMDFASGRTCYWCFLEASL; this is encoded by the exons atgatTGTCGCTGCAG AGGCAGGGATCGTGGTTCGAGAGATGACTATTCTCCAAGACGTCCCATCTCAAGGTCACCCGGGCGGTCCATCTCAAGGTCACCAAGACGTCCTATCTCAAGGTCACCTGAACGGTCCGTCTCCAAGTCACCAAGGCGTCCCATCTCCAAGTCGCCAAGATGTTCCATCTCCAAGTCGCCAAGACGTCCTATCTCAAGGTCACCTCCTCCACGGGATGAGAGGGACTATGGATCTGAACGAAGGTCACTTAGCCCTCCACCAGCCAAAGTTCGAAGTCGATCAAGATCTCATGAAGAGGACCACAGGCCAGATCAGAGGTCACCTAGCCCTGAGTCTAAGGTTCATAGTCCACCAAGGTCCTCGCGTGATGCGAGGGACTATGTATCGAATAGAAGGTCACCGAGTCCAGGAGTTAATGGTCCGAGTCCCTCTAAATCTCGTTCACCCAGCCGCAG TCCATGATATAACTTCGAGACACGACGAATGGGCTGATCATAGCATGGATTTCGCTAGTGGACGAACTTGCTACTGGTGTTTCCTGGAAGCTAgcttgtaa
- the LOC113342365 gene encoding uncharacterized protein LOC113342365 isoform X2, protein MIRALRKFGGSASVYSPHSPSANPIPKPNPSLSPTHSSFSSVLLNRVRHSRVYRTEQYVHPNYFYCDMEDFKEMLIGYKSGNKKMFRYIVEALIARHSEHAQDDEKLMNELGVLSRGGDKKEVHRENCVRRDEGEGKEVESTTGFMEKERVWDYPPNPYGMSGYDFFSFGRTGGEVTDALGKPGHYLW, encoded by the exons atgATAAGGGCTTTACGAAAATTCGGTGGTTCTGCTTCTGTCTACTCGCCACATTCCCCATCTGCTAATCCGATCCCCAAACCAAACCCTAGTTTATCACCCACTCACTCATCTTTTTCTTCTGTTCTATTAAACAGAGTTCGCCACTCCAGAGTCTACCGAACCGAACAGTATGTTCACCCAAATTACTTTTATTGCGACATGGAGGATTTTAAAGAGATGCTAATTGGGTACAAGAGTGGTAACAAGAAAATGTTTCGATATATAGTCGAAGCTTTGATAGCTAGGCATTCTGAACATGCGCAAGATGACGAGAAGCTTATGAACGAGCTTGGAGTTCTATCAAGAGGTGGTGATAAGAAGGAAGTTCATCGCGAGAATTGCGTCCGTCGTGATGAGG GAGAAGGGAAAGAAGTGGAGTCAACCACGGG GTTTATGGAAAAGGAGCGTGTCTGGGACTATCCTCCTAATCCGTATGGGATGAG TGGGTACGATTTCTTCTCATTCGGCAGGACAGGCGGTGAAGTAACTGATGCATTGGGCAAACCAGGTCATTATCTGTGGTAA